The following coding sequences lie in one Oryctolagus cuniculus chromosome 7, mOryCun1.1, whole genome shotgun sequence genomic window:
- the REG4 gene encoding regenerating islet-derived protein 4 yields MASGSMWLLLLLSCLASTEVVGGNILRPSCASGWFYNRASCYGYFRKLRSWSDAELECQSYGNGTHLVSILNAKEASVIAKYIRGFQRNQPVWIGLRDLQKNQEWQWIDGTTYVNGSWAGHPQGGNKHCAEVNHRNNFLTWSSNECSLRQHFLCKYQP; encoded by the exons ATGGCTTCCGGAAGCATGTGGCTGCTCCTCCTGCTGAGCTGTTTGGCCAGCACTGAGGTTGTGGGCG GCAACATCCTGAGACCCAGCTGTGCCTCAGGGTGGTTTTACAACAGAGCCAGTTGCTATGGATACTTCCGGAAGCTGAGGAGCTGGTCTGATGCTGAG CTCGAGTGCCAGTCCTATGGAAATGGAACCCATCTGGTGTCCATCCTGAACGCAAAGGAGGCCAGTGTCATAGCCAAGTACATACGTGGCTTTCAAAGAAACCAGCCCGTCTGGATTGGCCTGCGTGACCTGCAGAAG AACCAGGAGTGGCAGTGGATTGATGGGACCACCTACGTGAACGGATCCTGGGCTGGCCATCCCCAGGGTGGGAACAAGCACTGCGCTGAGGTGAACCACAGAAACA ATTTTTTAACTTGGAGCAGCAATGAATGCAGCCTGCGCCAACACTTCCTGTGCAAGTACCAACCTTAG